The nucleotide window TGGCCTTGAGCGCAGTGCAAAGGCACACAGCTGCCTCGAGGTCGACGAGGCCGTCGAGCAGCGTGCAGCACTCGCACGGCTGCTTCGGAAACTTGCCCACCCCGAACTTGATCAGGCCGTTAAGCACGTTGCCGCAGGCGGAGAGCTTGAGGGCGTCGACGGGGCACTTGCCGTGGGAAGGGCTCGGGGTGGGTTTGGGGCAACCGGTGTCACAAGCACTGGTGAGCGCGAAGAAGAGGAGATTGAGAGTGAGGAAGAGGGCAACTGATGCTGAGGCTTTGGACGccatggctgctgctgctgctgcagtctGCACCTAAATGAACTGATACCGATGCTGCTAATGATCAGTGCTTGTGATggagtttagggttagggttaggagaaTATATAGACAAGGAGGAAAGGGAGGAGGGAGAACGATGCCAAAGTAATCCATGTGAATGATGAAACCAGTGGGTGAGGCTTTTTAGCTGGCAACAGTTCTGATGGATCGCAGGAAGCCAAACCGCATATGGAGTCATTATCAGCTTGCTCGGTTTGAATCATCTTACAGCTGCATGCATGGCTTGTTTTTACGTGTTAGTTTTGTGCAACTTCATCATTGATTACTGATGCAGCGTCGTGGCACCGCTGGGTTTATGtcggatatatgtatatatatgtggagCCCAATGCACATGTATTTTTTAATTACAATAtttgtttgtttgaaattagaaatTCAAGGTTttgacagtatatatatatatatgaaggtaACGGTTCGGGTGAAACCGGGAAAAATACTCAACCTAAccctaaataataaaaaaatcacaataatgtgtggtcttctcttccaatttgACGTGATATTGCTTGAACTCCTCTTTGTAGCCCTAGCTTACTCTTCGTGTATACTATTCACCTTAGCATCTTTTATCTGTCTTCCATCTCTTCCCTCAACACAAAGTGGCCACTAGTGGTGTTCAAATCGTTAATCTGAATTGAACTAAATTAAAATTGGTCCAAACCAATTTAAAATCAACTCGATCTGAATCAGTTCACTAATGATTCGATTTTGAAACTATGAATGATTCTAATTTGGGGATATCCTTCTTTGGTTCGGTTAATCCGTTCTAATCAAATTAAATCAgttttaatctaaaaataataatctaaTTGAGTTTACCATAAGCCATTAATCGACTCAAATTGATTAATAAAACCAATCCAAAAATCTAATTTTACAAATGACATATGTTCAATTCTATAAATCTTACATTGGCATCATCAAGCTTCAAGAAGAGTAAAAGCAACGATACATGATGAATACAACTTATTGATCTAGATGCCTCAACCAACATTGATGTTAGCCATCTTAACGACACAATTACAAAGATGAAATTATGAACTTAAAAACTTTAGCTTTTACAACCTTCGGTTTAAATCGattaatcaaacaaaaaaagaGTATCCTTCCGGATTGAAATCATTTATAatcttcaaatttaaattattgaTGAATTAGTTTAAATCGAAATGGTTCAATTGATGTTCAGTTTAGTTTTCCAATTTGATTTGAACACTCTTACTACCGAGGCTCCCAAGTGCTATCCGAGACTCACGAGGGAGTATGTGAGGGGGAATATTAGGGTATGCtcttttgctttcaaaattttttagcAACGTTACTATTGGTCAACCATCAAGCAAGATGCTGAAATTATGTATATAAAAGCTTTCGATAGTTGAGCTAAC belongs to Musa acuminata AAA Group cultivar baxijiao chromosome BXJ3-5, Cavendish_Baxijiao_AAA, whole genome shotgun sequence and includes:
- the LOC135638568 gene encoding 14 kDa proline-rich protein DC2.15-like yields the protein MASKASASVALFLTLNLLFFALTSACDTGCPKPTPSPSHGKCPVDALKLSACGNVLNGLIKFGVGKFPKQPCECCTLLDGLVDLEAAVCLCTALKANVLGVHLNLPINLSLLLNYCGKKAPAEFQCP